The sequence below is a genomic window from Cicer arietinum cultivar CDC Frontier isolate Library 1 chromosome 6, Cicar.CDCFrontier_v2.0, whole genome shotgun sequence.
TCAGCCCACACATAGCATACCAAcccaaaaaacaaattttaaaaatactttacATCCTTCATACATGTATGTAAGCTCAAATATAAACATTTCATCCACAAACTTGAAACTACCATAATGGGCAATATTTCAATAGctcttttttcttcataatttctAATGGTTTGTAAAAGCACAAAAGAAACTTGGTTAGTAATAGTATATATTTATCAaccaatcaaaataaaagtacatgcaaattattatattgaaaaaaaaacaacattttCATCCTACAAAGTCATGGAACATTTGGCCTCCAATAACATCTCTTCCAAAATGCCTATTTTGTGTTTCAAACCCACTCATAACATTATAACCTTCATTATTGGTTTCAAGACCAATACCAAAACGTTGAGCTGCACTTAATGGAAATGGTTCAGCTAAACCAATGCCATGATTTTGATAAAGTCCTAGTGTCAATGACacattactattattattaatattattactattattattattattattattattattattattattgctgCTCCCACTTCCCATGCTCATTCCAACACCTACTTGTTGAAGAGGTAAAttcatttgttgttgttgttgttgtcctTGACGCCGAATTGATATGTTAGGAATTTCATTTACGACACGCTTGTAAGTTCCATCGTGAAACTTATCGGTCGAGGGAGACGGATTCTCCGAAACTAGAGAAGTATTTGAAGATAAATGATGATCATTAGATTTGTTTCGAAAATGTTCTTCCTTTTGTGAATCTTTTGGAGCTTGCCTTGTTTCTAGCATGTGTATTTCTTCAACCATTGGTTTCCAAAGCCTTACTCTTGCATTAATGAACCAATTAGACACCTTGTATAGAGATAGACATTGTAATATATTAGTATAATTAACTAACGATCGCATTAGCGAATAATCACGAGATTAAATGATTTAGAGGATGAATTATTTATCGCGATAATGCGTACCTGGCTGCGCGATAGACCAGTTTGTTTCGCCAACATTATCTTGTCGGTATCTGTAGGATAGCTGCACAAAGACAAAAACAGCACAATCAAAATGCGACAAACATAAAACACAATAAAAGAGGCTTAAATGATCATAGTCACAAGATTTAAATTGAATTGCAACCATAAGTCAACACTTTCGCATTGCATCATTTGCATTTGTGTGCAATATCGAAGAACCTGATTAAACAGAACCGAGATTaactgcaatttaaaacctCGCACGAATATCTCAAGTTTTGTCTGCAATGTTAAAAGCCTTGACATTGTGGCTGCAATTTCTCTTGCAAACAACAATTCTAATTGAATTGCATCAACGACATTTGTGTGCAATTTTCTACATATCAAGGATCTTGACACAACACAACCAAAATCacaatgaaaatttaaaacaaacagCATCGTGTCGTTCAAGTTATATATCAAATTCAAGGCATTACATGATCGACATGAATGAAACATAAAACGAAACTTACGGATGCAGAAAGTGCTCAAACAGCCATGCTCTAAGAACAGTGACAGCACGCTCGGGGAGTCCTCTTTGAGGCCGCCAAACAGGTTGTTGCTGATCAAGAAAACCTGACCTATGGCTATAAGGCCCTCCTCTTTCACTACTGCCAAATCTCGGAGATTCGTCTTTCCTAATGCTTGTGTGAAAATGAGCCTTATTGTTGAACTGAAGTTGGTCAGTAATTGCCTTCTTCAAACATCTAAAATGCTTTGACATGGATTTTATCGCCAAACTTGCATAAGGAGCTGCGTTGTTTAGTCCCGAAACATACTCGAACGATGTTACTACCGATTGCATCTGTTGGTAGTATTGTCTATACCTCTTGTAAACCTGTTCAGTAAAAATTTACAACAATTAACTTCTTTTAAACTCACAATTGAAGCTTAATTCAATGTTActttcttatatttaatttcttttattcacATGAGGCTTCTATGATAAAATGGAATCTCTGCTTTTGATTTTTAGTGTGAGATTCACTGAATAAGGTATTGATGTCATGTAATAAGTGCTTAGAAGACAAGCTTCTATAGTACATTTCTACAAAAACAATTAGATTCTGAAAAATGGCTTTCAAAGATAGGTTCCAAccaaacaaagaaaaaacacaTGTAGTATAATATGGCTGATAATCAATGTTCTCACTTTTTATTCCAACTTATATTTACACACAAGAACAAACTGAAAAATAATATACACATTTCACATTAGTGATTAAAATATACTTTTCCTTTTGTATCTTCATCCACCTAAGGAACaaattataatgaaatataatttaataaaatgatacaATCAATCTATTTTTCAAGATAAACACCACAATGTTCCATGCTACATTTTATCATCAAtacttatataaaaaatagtaacaTATAAGTATCTAATATTCCAATAGAGAAGAAAATATATGGCAATTAAATATGCACCATAAGATGATATATGATTCTACCTTGTTTTTTTATGAACATTCAACCTACTTTTCTTACACACatcttatattatttaatatttaaaggaATAGATAGTTTGAAATATTCAATCATATCATATGACAAGCTCAACTAGACTAGCATCCATATGTCAAAATAATACCCAAAAAAAGCCAATCTTACATAAAGCCAAAACACCTTATATCATCTAAAAATACAAGTTTCTTAAACTATGTATCACCATGATCAAATAACTCCAAGCTTATTTGGAGTATAAATCTTTTCCAGTGGATTccttcaatataaataaattatcccTCCAAATTAGGTGACATAGTCACTTAAAAGAAATCTATGGTTGGCATGCACTTTAAAATACCAATCTCCATGCATATATTCCCCCCCATTAACTTTTCCAAAAAAGCCAATTGAGCTAACCGAGGCCATCCATCACAAGAAAGTTGCAAGAATAATAATGTtcatagaataaaaaatatccaGAAAATTAAGCTATAAATTAACTACAAATTAAGACATAATCTTAAATGTATGTAAAGAGAATCAAGATCTTCCATGAAACTAAGCTACACTTGCTTCTTGCAATCAATCAAATCCTTATGTTAGGCTACCACTGCCAACACCAACCTTCTACTTTTTGAAAGAATCATTAATCATTAActatacattaattaataataatatatgagcaactaaatctaaaaaataaaaccaaacctTATCCTACTAGATGAAGTTGGCTTTGGATGAATCACTAAAATTAAAATCcccaaaaaaaaacattaaaaaaagaaacaaaatctAGATAAATTATTAATCTAAAAAAGACATATACATTAATTCCAATTGACAAAATgacaaaatatcaaataattagcaacatcaaacaagaaaaactaaaaaaaaaccatttcaccaatatgaaaattttcacaaaacaataataaaaatcaaagagaaaatataaaaaacaaaaaacaaacctCATCAAGCATAGTCAACAATCTTGACTTATTGCGACCTTCACCACCACTATGATCTCCAAATGAATCTTCTTCACACAATCTCTCTAAAGGAGATTCCATCATCAAAGATGAATCACCAACAACCACAACTTTCTCAACACAAACACCACGACCTCCAAGATCACACATCTCTTCCAACAATTGTTGTGCTGGTTTCAAAAACCTAGAATCCTTCAACACCGATGCATATCCAGTAAATGGAACTGATCCACCACTTCCTCCTCCTTCAACCAACCCTTGAATCACACCACCACTACCATAAATCATAGAACCATAtctttgatcaagatttaacTCCAAAG
It includes:
- the LOC101498314 gene encoding BEL1-like homeodomain protein 9 — its product is MADEGFEGYHVPQQSRRDKLRVVVAQNNSSSCSSSLVVEPLLPFYDSSSFITTTNFTSNQHNNNNQSLKQNLFSSSIKDLECSNFMMRGEGKRVMNISSSNSSTISHHPYLEHLNNNQGNIQVINSNSSSSNNNNVNNNNNNNPFFYQAQNLQNLRNFEEQNSTTMMLNHEPLSLSLSSHKSGSNLPLELNLDQRYGSMIYGSGGVIQGLVEGGGSGGSVPFTGYASVLKDSRFLKPAQQLLEEMCDLGGRGVCVEKVVVVGDSSLMMESPLERLCEEDSFGDHSGGEGRNKSRLLTMLDEVYKRYRQYYQQMQSVVTSFEYVSGLNNAAPYASLAIKSMSKHFRCLKKAITDQLQFNNKAHFHTSIRKDESPRFGSSERGGPYSHRSGFLDQQQPVWRPQRGLPERAVTVLRAWLFEHFLHPYPTDTDKIMLAKQTGLSRSQVSNWFINARVRLWKPMVEEIHMLETRQAPKDSQKEEHFRNKSNDHHLSSNTSLVSENPSPSTDKFHDGTYKRVVNEIPNISIRRQGQQQQQQMNLPLQQVGVGMSMGSGSSNNNNNNNNNNNNSNNINNNSNVSLTLGLYQNHGIGLAEPFPLSAAQRFGIGLETNNEGYNVMSGFETQNRHFGRDVIGGQMFHDFVG